One genomic region from Hyalangium ruber encodes:
- a CDS encoding MBL fold metallo-hydrolase yields the protein MSQEAPYVRQLKLGPMDNFVYLVGAQGSPEVVVVDPAWDVPAIERAVAEEGKRVVGAFVSHCHKDHTNGLPELLSRHDIPVYAQREEVDFSEDLRALAGEALRALGPGDAVPVGARNFKALHTPGHTPGSHCLLAGDALVSGDTLFINGCGRCDLKGGSPEEMYRSLSQVLLRVPDETRLWPGHDYGQVPVAEMGEVRRTNPYFSFPDVASFVAFRMRPRR from the coding sequence ATGTCCCAGGAGGCGCCGTACGTCCGCCAGCTCAAGCTCGGGCCGATGGACAATTTCGTGTACCTGGTCGGGGCGCAGGGCTCGCCGGAAGTGGTGGTGGTGGACCCGGCGTGGGACGTGCCCGCCATCGAGCGGGCGGTGGCGGAGGAGGGCAAGCGGGTGGTGGGGGCGTTCGTCTCGCACTGCCACAAGGACCACACCAACGGTCTGCCCGAGCTGCTCTCGCGCCATGACATCCCCGTCTACGCGCAGCGCGAGGAGGTGGACTTTTCGGAGGACCTGCGCGCGCTGGCGGGAGAGGCGCTGCGTGCGCTGGGCCCGGGCGACGCGGTGCCGGTGGGGGCGCGGAACTTCAAGGCGCTGCATACGCCGGGGCACACGCCGGGCTCGCACTGCCTGCTGGCGGGGGACGCGCTGGTGTCGGGGGACACGCTGTTCATCAACGGCTGCGGGCGGTGTGACTTGAAGGGAGGCAGCCCGGAGGAGATGTACCGATCGCTGAGCCAGGTGCTGCTGCGCGTGCCGGACGAGACGCGGCTGTGGCCGGGGCACGACTACGGGCAGGTGCCGGTGGCGGAGATGGGCGAGGTGCGGCGCACCAACCCGTACTTCTCGTTTCCGGACGTGGCCTCCTTCGTGGCGTTCCGGATGCGCCCGCGCCGGTGA
- a CDS encoding energy transducer TonB, which translates to MGLFRMGDGAAGTGAWERWGWALLIAAFLHAGALMAALSVPHSLPKAPPAPPEPELVLLTFVAPPAAAPAVMAQPETAPQRLLSRTRARPSRPMVVPRVPEKLPVPQEVVEAPPEEAPAPEAFAEEEEVLGAGAVGNVVAGLVSSAAKPGEGSGLGVTSGGEAVDLKQVSRPPEVLKQVVPQYPRQARSRRIVGLVLVRVIVGVDGRVEPEHTRIIRSVPELDAAATAAVSQWRFSPALGRHGRPVRVIIDIPVQFSLK; encoded by the coding sequence GTGGGGCTCTTCCGCATGGGTGATGGCGCCGCTGGCACCGGGGCTTGGGAGCGGTGGGGATGGGCCCTGCTCATCGCCGCGTTCCTCCATGCCGGCGCGCTCATGGCCGCGCTCTCGGTCCCCCACTCCCTGCCGAAGGCGCCTCCAGCGCCCCCGGAGCCGGAGCTGGTGCTTCTCACCTTCGTGGCTCCGCCCGCCGCCGCGCCCGCCGTCATGGCCCAGCCGGAGACGGCCCCTCAGCGCCTGCTGTCCAGGACCCGCGCGCGTCCTTCCCGCCCGATGGTGGTGCCGCGGGTGCCGGAGAAGCTGCCCGTGCCCCAAGAGGTGGTGGAGGCCCCGCCCGAGGAAGCACCTGCTCCCGAGGCTTTCGCGGAGGAAGAGGAAGTGCTGGGAGCCGGCGCCGTGGGTAATGTCGTCGCGGGGCTGGTGAGCTCCGCCGCGAAGCCAGGGGAAGGCTCGGGGCTGGGCGTCACCTCGGGCGGCGAGGCCGTCGACCTGAAGCAGGTGTCACGGCCCCCTGAAGTGCTCAAGCAGGTCGTTCCTCAATACCCCCGGCAGGCCCGCTCGCGACGCATCGTGGGGCTGGTCCTGGTGCGCGTCATCGTCGGCGTCGATGGGCGCGTCGAACCCGAGCACACCCGCATCATCCGCTCCGTGCCCGAGCTGGACGCGGCCGCCACGGCCGCCGTCAGTCAGTGGCGCTTCTCCCCCGCGCTCGGCCGTCACGGCCGCCCGGTGCGCGTGATCATCGACATCCCCGTCCAGTTCTCCCTGAAGTGA
- a CDS encoding S46 family peptidase: MKKTLLLLALVAAPALAGEGKWTPQQVLELDPAWLKAQGLQLPPKRLWDPKRGTGLLAGAVNVGGCSGAFISSTGLVITNHHCVFSIVQEHSSPQRDLISQGFLATNREAELPGKGSRIQVPRSFTDVTQQVLATVPEGADDLVRFKAIERKQKELVAECEKRPATRCQVSTFDGGLQYVLVDAVELADVRLVYAPPRAVGEFGGEVDNWMWPRHTGDFAIVRAYTAPDGTSAPYSAQNVPHKAEFFFPLATQGVKPNQFVMVLGYPGITFRAMLAEEMAERQARFYPRVIDVYGEYIRILEEEGAKDPAGKIAVASTLKSLHNRYKNAGGQLEGLKRGAIIEKQREAEEAVARWAEKKGKHPEGLRARSELLGRLKDTGKTWEREFLLNNLRAGAKGPTMAVTLARLARERAKPDLEREPEFMERELARLKDQLEREQKNLFLPAEKHLLKAFVRRAQALGPEERIAAVDKHFGPTFSEKDVAAKIDALYAGSKVLTLADRLAMFGETEAQLVARKDPLLAFGLELATEVTALDALKDRREGAAQRLRPEWRRAVLAHAGKPVAPDANSTLRVTFAKVQGYSPRDGVFYTPQTTLSGVVAKHTGQEPFNVPDKVLATAEAQRFGPWKDPVLKDVPVDFLADADTTGGNSGSPTVNGKGELVGVNFDRVWENVSNDFGFNPDVARNVNVDVRYVLWMLDQVEDADALLRELGIRKGPPVAQESR; encoded by the coding sequence ATGAAGAAGACACTCCTGCTCCTGGCTTTGGTTGCAGCCCCGGCGCTCGCCGGAGAGGGCAAGTGGACTCCCCAACAAGTCCTCGAACTCGATCCCGCCTGGCTCAAGGCCCAGGGGCTCCAACTGCCTCCCAAGCGGCTGTGGGACCCCAAGCGGGGAACGGGGCTCCTGGCGGGGGCTGTGAACGTGGGTGGGTGCTCGGGGGCCTTCATCTCCTCCACCGGCCTCGTCATCACCAACCACCACTGCGTCTTCTCCATCGTCCAGGAGCACAGCTCCCCACAGCGCGACCTGATCAGCCAGGGCTTCCTCGCCACGAATCGTGAGGCGGAGCTGCCCGGCAAGGGCTCCCGCATCCAGGTGCCGCGCAGCTTCACCGACGTGACACAGCAGGTGCTGGCGACGGTGCCCGAGGGCGCCGATGACCTGGTGCGCTTCAAGGCCATCGAGCGCAAGCAGAAGGAGCTGGTCGCCGAGTGCGAGAAGCGCCCGGCCACGCGCTGCCAGGTGTCCACCTTCGACGGCGGGCTCCAGTACGTGCTGGTGGACGCGGTGGAACTGGCGGACGTGCGGCTCGTCTACGCCCCGCCGCGCGCGGTGGGCGAGTTCGGCGGCGAGGTGGACAACTGGATGTGGCCGCGCCACACCGGCGACTTCGCCATCGTCCGCGCCTATACCGCGCCGGACGGTACCTCGGCGCCGTACAGCGCCCAGAACGTGCCTCACAAGGCGGAGTTCTTCTTCCCGCTGGCCACCCAGGGCGTGAAGCCCAACCAGTTCGTCATGGTGCTGGGCTATCCGGGCATCACCTTCCGCGCGATGTTGGCCGAAGAGATGGCCGAGCGCCAGGCGCGCTTCTACCCGCGCGTCATCGACGTGTATGGCGAGTACATCCGCATCCTCGAGGAGGAGGGCGCCAAGGACCCGGCCGGGAAGATCGCCGTGGCCTCGACGCTCAAGAGCCTGCACAACCGCTACAAGAACGCGGGCGGCCAGCTCGAGGGCCTCAAGCGCGGGGCCATCATCGAGAAGCAGCGCGAGGCCGAGGAGGCCGTGGCGCGCTGGGCAGAGAAGAAAGGCAAGCACCCGGAGGGGCTGCGCGCGCGGAGCGAGCTGCTCGGCCGGCTGAAGGACACGGGCAAGACATGGGAGCGCGAGTTCCTGCTCAACAACCTCCGGGCGGGCGCCAAGGGGCCGACGATGGCGGTGACGCTGGCGCGGCTGGCGCGCGAGCGGGCGAAGCCGGACCTGGAGCGCGAGCCCGAGTTCATGGAGCGCGAGCTGGCTCGGTTGAAGGACCAGCTCGAGCGCGAGCAGAAGAACCTCTTCCTGCCCGCGGAGAAGCACCTGCTCAAGGCCTTCGTGCGGCGGGCCCAGGCGCTGGGGCCCGAGGAGCGCATCGCCGCCGTGGACAAGCACTTCGGCCCCACGTTCTCGGAGAAGGACGTCGCGGCGAAGATCGACGCCCTGTACGCGGGCTCCAAGGTACTCACGCTCGCCGACCGGTTGGCCATGTTCGGTGAGACGGAGGCGCAGCTCGTGGCGCGCAAGGATCCGCTGCTGGCCTTCGGGCTCGAGCTGGCCACCGAGGTGACCGCGCTGGACGCGCTGAAGGATCGCCGCGAGGGAGCGGCGCAGCGGCTGCGCCCCGAGTGGCGCCGGGCGGTGCTGGCCCACGCGGGCAAGCCGGTGGCGCCGGATGCCAACAGCACCCTGCGCGTCACCTTCGCCAAGGTACAGGGCTACTCGCCGCGCGATGGCGTCTTCTACACGCCGCAGACCACCCTCTCCGGCGTCGTGGCCAAGCACACGGGCCAGGAGCCCTTCAACGTGCCGGACAAGGTGCTCGCCACGGCGGAGGCCCAGCGCTTCGGCCCGTGGAAGGACCCGGTCCTCAAGGACGTACCCGTGGACTTCCTGGCGGACGCGGACACCACGGGCGGTAACTCGGGCAGCCCCACGGTGAACGGCAAGGGTGAGCTGGTGGGCGTCAACTTCGACCGCGTCTGGGAGAACGTCTCCAACGACTTCGGTTTCAACCCGGACGTGGCGCGCAACGTGAACGTGGACGTGCGCTACGTGTTGTGGATGTTGGACCAGGTCGAGGACGCGGATGCGCTGCTGCGCGAGTTGGGCATCCGCAAGGGCCCGCCCGTGGCCCAGGAGAGCCGCTGA
- a CDS encoding potassium channel family protein, producing the protein MKTYVVVGLGQFGECVARELSQAGHEVLAVDRSMERVEALKDVVAQAMRADCTSEEAMRALGASKAEVAVVSLGEEDFEAAVLGTAVLKALGIKTVVARSSSPQRGRILSLAGASRVVYPEAEMGEQLARMLMHTNLLASTELPSGYALAELRVPEHAAGKSLQELRLRQTHGLNVIAIHHRGLLNEPIPEAMLNGGDVLLVAGKAERVAALARLWEPKS; encoded by the coding sequence ATGAAGACGTACGTGGTGGTGGGCCTGGGGCAGTTCGGCGAGTGCGTGGCGCGGGAGCTGAGCCAGGCCGGACACGAGGTGCTGGCGGTGGACCGCTCCATGGAGCGCGTGGAGGCGCTCAAGGATGTGGTGGCGCAGGCCATGCGCGCCGACTGCACCTCGGAAGAGGCCATGCGCGCGCTGGGGGCGAGCAAGGCGGAGGTGGCGGTGGTGTCGCTGGGCGAAGAGGACTTCGAGGCGGCCGTGCTGGGCACGGCGGTGCTCAAGGCGCTGGGCATCAAGACGGTGGTGGCGCGCTCCTCCAGCCCGCAGCGGGGGCGGATCCTCTCGCTGGCGGGGGCCTCCCGGGTGGTCTACCCGGAGGCGGAGATGGGCGAGCAGCTCGCGCGGATGCTGATGCACACCAACCTGCTGGCCAGCACGGAGCTGCCCAGCGGCTACGCGTTGGCGGAGCTCCGAGTACCGGAGCACGCGGCGGGAAAGAGCCTCCAGGAGCTGCGGCTGCGGCAGACGCACGGGCTCAACGTCATCGCCATCCACCACCGAGGCCTCCTCAACGAGCCCATCCCCGAGGCCATGCTGAACGGCGGGGACGTGCTGCTGGTGGCGGGCAAGGCGGAGCGCGTGGCGGCGCTGGCGCGGCTCTGGGAGCCCAAGAGCTAG
- a CDS encoding PepSY-associated TM helix domain-containing protein — protein sequence MKSTFRSILFWMHLVSGLVAGIIIGIMSLTGAALAFAPQLTQWADSDARRVQAPAPDAPRLPIDELVARVRAARPEAQPSGVTVYPDPMSAVQVSTGRDSGVYVNPYTGEVRELGALGLRSFFHVMEEWHRWLGTRDDNRAVGKAITGVCNAAFLFLALSGLYLWWPRKWTRKTLRPVVWFKGGLKGKARDFNWHNVAGFWTMPVLVVLTASGVVMSYKGVSDLIFTLTGNEPPASGGPSAQATVKVPEPPAGATQRSLDALFAEAQKQVPAWESITLRMGGGPRAGGARGPQAGGPGGGPQAGGPGGPGGNEARGGGGRQATNFSVKEQGAWPLFASVQFSLDPFTGQVLRQETFADYNTGRKIRTWLRFLHTGQALGWVGQLVAGVASLAGAFLMWTGFTLSWRRFFRRRSTTGASPEPSTPEPGTTPVQSETSA from the coding sequence ATGAAAAGCACCTTCCGCTCGATCCTCTTCTGGATGCACCTGGTCTCCGGCCTCGTCGCCGGGATCATCATCGGCATCATGTCCCTCACGGGAGCGGCGCTCGCCTTCGCGCCGCAGCTCACCCAATGGGCCGACAGCGATGCGCGACGGGTGCAAGCGCCCGCGCCGGACGCCCCTCGCCTCCCAATCGACGAGCTGGTGGCCCGGGTTCGCGCAGCCCGTCCCGAGGCGCAGCCCTCGGGGGTGACGGTGTACCCCGACCCGATGTCCGCCGTGCAGGTGAGCACCGGCCGCGACAGCGGCGTCTACGTGAACCCCTACACGGGCGAAGTCCGGGAGCTGGGCGCCCTGGGGCTGCGCTCCTTCTTCCATGTGATGGAGGAGTGGCACCGGTGGCTCGGCACCCGGGACGACAATCGCGCCGTGGGCAAGGCGATCACCGGTGTCTGCAACGCCGCCTTCCTGTTCCTCGCCCTCTCCGGCCTGTACCTGTGGTGGCCTCGCAAGTGGACGCGGAAGACGCTGCGTCCGGTCGTCTGGTTCAAGGGCGGGCTGAAGGGCAAGGCGCGAGACTTCAACTGGCACAACGTGGCGGGCTTCTGGACCATGCCCGTGCTCGTCGTGTTGACGGCGTCGGGCGTGGTCATGTCCTACAAAGGCGTCTCGGACCTCATCTTCACGCTCACGGGCAACGAGCCCCCCGCCAGCGGAGGCCCGTCGGCCCAGGCAACGGTCAAGGTCCCCGAGCCTCCCGCGGGCGCCACGCAACGGAGCCTCGATGCCCTCTTCGCCGAGGCCCAGAAGCAGGTGCCGGCCTGGGAGAGCATCACCCTGCGCATGGGCGGAGGCCCTCGCGCTGGCGGCGCTCGCGGTCCCCAGGCGGGCGGTCCTGGAGGTGGTCCCCAGGCAGGCGGTCCGGGTGGCCCGGGCGGCAACGAGGCTCGCGGTGGAGGAGGCCGACAGGCGACGAACTTCTCCGTCAAGGAGCAGGGAGCGTGGCCCCTCTTCGCTTCGGTGCAGTTCTCGCTCGATCCCTTCACCGGACAGGTCCTGCGCCAGGAGACCTTCGCCGACTACAACACGGGTCGGAAGATCCGGACGTGGCTGCGCTTCCTGCACACGGGACAGGCGCTCGGGTGGGTGGGCCAGCTCGTCGCCGGAGTCGCCTCCCTGGCCGGAGCCTTCCTGATGTGGACCGGCTTCACCCTGTCCTGGCGGCGCTTCTTCCGCCGCCGGTCCACGACGGGCGCCTCTCCGGAGCCGAGCACCCCGGAGCCAGGCACCACGCCGGTGCAGTCAGAGACGTCCGCCTGA
- a CDS encoding TonB-dependent receptor translates to MSASKMRKAGIRSMKGTSGGLRGSLSPWGPAAVGLASALVSSGVLAQEATPPTETPSAPATEESRAAPAPQPAPPEAQYTIPTLDVQGEAESYRVEESNLTRLPAPLIDTPQTVTVVPEQVLEEQKATTVREALRNVSGITVSAGEAGRQGDSFILRGFSAQTDVSRDGVRDLGWYTRDTFNVEGVEVFFGPSAVLFGRGSTGGAINLATKKPQRSSFQEVSILGGTAPLGRLALDLNEAVSDRLQVRVNAAGQLANVASRNVVESNRAAIAPSLRYELGENTSADVDYLYQREDSVPDYGQPYFQGYPVSSTLDVPRETFYGVQGSDSERVNAHIVTGRIQHRFSKALQLTNTLRYGGVDRFARPTAPRGLTPAGAPTTVGRQRFETATDNTYLVDQLDLRGEFETGILKHTANVGIEWSRETRDQTRFNLEATNQPSGTNLPADLLDPDPEPDLSSVNRVFSTSNTSIQRTLAAYASEQLGITQYLQLVGSLRYDIFSTDYASTNNAGARTRLKNEDSFLNWRAGVVLHPMEKTSVYGMYGTSSNPSAEAGTLATGLESLEPEKNRILEVGAKADLLSDRLGLSAAVFRIEKTNGRVPNTDPNGPPQILEGRQRAEGYNVGVAGTVTDRWRMFANFTHIYSAILDHTNDYLEGQPLPNTPKNSVSLWTTYEVIDNLTLGGGAIYQSVTTVNNPASATAAFTKVPNFWRFDAYAGYTWGKVQLQLNLNNLTDKLYYAQYYAGHAVPAEGRTVSLAGTYRF, encoded by the coding sequence GTGAGCGCATCGAAGATGAGAAAAGCGGGCATTCGGTCGATGAAGGGAACCTCGGGAGGCCTGCGCGGTTCGCTGAGCCCTTGGGGGCCGGCGGCCGTCGGGTTGGCGTCGGCACTGGTCAGCAGCGGCGTGCTCGCCCAGGAGGCGACGCCTCCCACGGAGACTCCGAGCGCTCCGGCCACGGAGGAGAGCCGCGCGGCGCCCGCGCCGCAGCCCGCGCCGCCCGAGGCCCAGTACACGATCCCCACGCTCGATGTGCAGGGTGAAGCCGAGAGCTACCGCGTCGAGGAGAGCAACCTCACGCGCCTGCCCGCGCCGCTCATCGACACGCCGCAGACCGTCACCGTGGTGCCCGAGCAGGTGCTCGAGGAGCAGAAGGCGACGACGGTGCGCGAGGCGCTGCGCAACGTGTCGGGCATCACGGTCAGCGCGGGTGAGGCCGGCCGCCAGGGTGACTCCTTCATCCTCCGAGGCTTCTCGGCGCAGACCGACGTGAGCCGCGACGGCGTGCGTGACCTCGGCTGGTACACGCGAGACACCTTCAACGTCGAGGGTGTCGAGGTCTTCTTCGGTCCGTCCGCCGTGCTCTTCGGGCGCGGCTCGACGGGAGGCGCGATCAACCTCGCCACGAAGAAGCCGCAGCGAAGCTCCTTCCAGGAAGTGTCGATCCTCGGCGGAACGGCTCCTCTGGGACGGCTGGCGCTCGACCTCAACGAGGCGGTCTCCGATCGCCTCCAGGTCCGCGTCAACGCGGCGGGGCAGCTCGCGAATGTGGCGAGCCGCAACGTGGTGGAGTCGAACCGCGCGGCCATCGCGCCCTCGCTGCGCTACGAGCTGGGAGAGAACACCTCGGCGGATGTCGACTACCTCTACCAGCGGGAAGACAGCGTCCCGGACTACGGCCAGCCCTACTTCCAGGGCTATCCCGTCTCGAGCACGCTGGATGTCCCCCGGGAGACCTTCTACGGCGTGCAGGGCTCTGACTCGGAGCGGGTCAATGCCCACATCGTCACGGGGCGCATTCAGCACCGGTTCAGCAAGGCGCTGCAGCTGACGAACACCCTGCGCTACGGAGGCGTGGATCGGTTCGCACGGCCCACGGCACCGCGCGGCCTGACGCCCGCGGGGGCACCGACGACCGTGGGGCGGCAGCGCTTCGAGACCGCGACGGACAACACCTACCTGGTCGATCAGCTGGATCTGCGCGGAGAGTTCGAGACCGGCATCCTCAAGCACACCGCGAACGTGGGAATCGAGTGGTCCCGGGAGACGCGGGACCAGACCCGCTTCAACCTGGAGGCGACGAACCAGCCCAGCGGCACGAACCTGCCCGCGGACCTGCTCGACCCGGATCCCGAGCCGGATCTCAGCTCGGTCAACCGGGTCTTCTCCACCTCCAACACGAGCATCCAGCGCACGCTGGCGGCCTATGCCTCGGAGCAGCTCGGAATCACCCAGTATCTGCAGCTCGTCGGCTCGCTGCGCTACGACATCTTCAGCACGGACTACGCCTCGACGAACAACGCGGGGGCGCGCACCCGCCTGAAGAACGAGGACAGCTTCCTCAACTGGCGTGCTGGCGTCGTCCTGCACCCGATGGAGAAGACGAGCGTCTACGGCATGTACGGCACCTCCTCCAACCCGTCCGCGGAGGCTGGCACGCTCGCCACGGGCCTGGAGAGCCTGGAGCCCGAGAAGAACCGCATCCTCGAGGTCGGCGCCAAGGCGGATCTCCTGTCGGATCGGCTGGGCTTGAGCGCGGCCGTGTTCCGCATCGAGAAGACGAATGGGCGCGTGCCGAACACCGATCCCAACGGGCCTCCGCAGATCCTCGAAGGCCGGCAGCGCGCAGAGGGCTACAACGTGGGCGTGGCCGGCACGGTCACCGATCGCTGGAGGATGTTCGCGAACTTCACCCACATCTACTCGGCGATCCTGGACCACACCAACGACTACCTGGAAGGCCAGCCGCTGCCGAACACGCCGAAGAACAGCGTCTCGCTTTGGACGACGTATGAGGTCATCGACAACCTCACGCTGGGCGGCGGCGCCATCTACCAGAGCGTGACGACGGTCAACAACCCGGCGTCTGCGACGGCGGCGTTCACCAAGGTGCCGAACTTCTGGCGCTTCGACGCTTATGCTGGCTACACGTGGGGCAAGGTGCAGCTGCAGCTCAACCTCAACAACCTCACGGACAAGCTCTACTACGCGCAGTACTACGCGGGACACGCGGTTCCCGCCGAGGGGCGCACGGTGAGCCTGGCGGGCACGTATCGGTTCTAG
- a CDS encoding M50 family metallopeptidase, producing the protein MQTASGARLDTKRVALLLLFLGVGWYFWDSRVLLPLKLLVVMMHESGHALASLLVGGKVDSITLRMDESGACLSALPPGVLRKVVVFSAGYLGSAVMGAVLLLATFRFRLCRWVLGAACVWLAVMGVLYARDSFTLLFCLGTSVVLGLAAKFLPSEVVDVVNLFLAAFTALYALFDFRDDLWNSQVRAGSDAALLAQQTWVPAIVWAAIWTLLGIALLGWAAYKSMHGEHRSSQMRMPPLSSARRS; encoded by the coding sequence ATGCAGACTGCGAGCGGAGCCAGGCTGGACACGAAGCGGGTGGCCCTCCTCCTGCTGTTCCTGGGGGTGGGCTGGTACTTCTGGGATTCGCGCGTCCTGCTGCCGCTCAAGCTGCTGGTGGTGATGATGCATGAGAGTGGCCATGCGCTCGCCAGCCTCCTCGTCGGAGGGAAGGTGGACTCCATCACCCTGCGGATGGACGAGTCGGGTGCCTGCCTCTCGGCGCTGCCGCCCGGGGTGCTTCGGAAGGTCGTCGTCTTCTCGGCGGGCTACCTGGGCAGCGCGGTGATGGGGGCGGTGCTGCTGCTGGCCACGTTCCGCTTCCGGCTGTGTCGCTGGGTGCTGGGCGCGGCGTGCGTGTGGCTGGCGGTGATGGGGGTGCTGTACGCGCGCGACTCGTTCACCCTGCTCTTCTGCCTGGGCACCTCGGTGGTGCTGGGGCTGGCGGCGAAGTTCCTGCCGAGCGAAGTGGTGGACGTGGTCAACCTCTTCCTGGCGGCCTTCACGGCGCTCTACGCGCTGTTCGACTTCCGGGATGACCTGTGGAACAGCCAGGTACGGGCGGGCAGCGATGCGGCCCTGCTGGCCCAGCAGACGTGGGTGCCCGCCATCGTCTGGGCGGCGATCTGGACCCTGCTGGGAATCGCGCTGCTGGGCTGGGCCGCGTACAAGTCGATGCATGGGGAGCACCGCTCCTCGCAGATGCGCATGCCTCCGCTGTCCTCCGCCCGGCGCTCCTGA
- a CDS encoding Fe2+-dependent dioxygenase produces MMVHIPNVLTAEQVAHCREVFGKADWEDGRSTSGYQSAQVKKNLQLPDDSPAARALGDVVLGALERSPLFISAVLPQRVFPPLFNRYEPGMTFGSHVDGALRPISGTPVRIRTDVSATLFLSDPDSYDGGELVVEDTYGSHAVKLPAGDLIVYPASSLHHVTPVTRGVRLASFFWVQSMIRDVSQRALLFDLDTAIMQLNREVPKSPSLVMLTGVYHNLLRQWAEP; encoded by the coding sequence ATGATGGTACACATCCCCAACGTTCTCACCGCCGAGCAGGTAGCGCACTGCCGAGAAGTCTTCGGCAAGGCGGACTGGGAGGACGGCCGCAGCACCTCCGGCTACCAGTCTGCGCAGGTGAAGAAGAACCTTCAGTTGCCGGACGACAGCCCGGCGGCGAGGGCGTTGGGAGATGTGGTGCTGGGGGCGCTCGAGCGCAGCCCCCTGTTCATCTCGGCCGTGCTGCCGCAGCGGGTCTTCCCGCCGCTGTTCAACCGCTACGAGCCGGGGATGACCTTCGGCTCGCACGTCGACGGCGCCCTCCGTCCGATCTCCGGGACGCCGGTGCGCATCCGCACGGACGTCTCGGCGACGCTCTTCCTCTCGGACCCCGACAGCTACGACGGGGGAGAGCTCGTCGTGGAGGACACCTACGGCAGCCACGCGGTGAAGCTGCCGGCGGGGGACCTCATCGTCTACCCGGCCTCGAGCCTGCACCACGTCACGCCCGTCACGCGGGGCGTCCGGCTGGCATCCTTCTTCTGGGTGCAGAGCATGATCCGCGACGTGAGCCAGCGGGCGCTGCTCTTCGATCTCGACACCGCGATCATGCAGCTCAACCGGGAGGTGCCCAAGAGCCCCTCCCTGGTCATGCTGACGGGCGTCTACCACAACCTGCTCAGGCAGTGGGCCGAGCCCTGA